One window from the genome of Garra rufa chromosome 1, GarRuf1.0, whole genome shotgun sequence encodes:
- the LOC141338549 gene encoding uncharacterized protein yields MALIIKEESEDMKIEETFKHEDTEEQTKMEFIREENEDIEDAFRVKHEDTEEQTDLTALKMERDVLNETEEKDQNERLHDFITGEKSFCSLQSVKTSTQKRAQKTGARSNFTCFQCGKSFKQQRALKTHSNIHTKEKPFLCHHCGKMFIQKGHLTSHMQIHTGEKPFICQQCGKSFAQKGNLKAHMNIHTEERSFTCCQCGNHFSHPGNLTVHMRVHTGEKSLNCK; encoded by the exons ATGGCCTTaattattaaagaggagagtgaagacatgaagattgaagaaacattcaaacatgaagatactgaggaacaaacaaagatggagttcattagagaggagaatgaagacattGAAGatgcattcagagtcaaacatgaagatactgaggaacaaacag acctaacagcactGAAAATGGAGAGGGacgtactgaatgaaactgaagagaaagatcagaatGAGAGACTtcatgatttcataactggagaaaaatctttttgttccttacagtctgtgaagacttctacacaaaaaagagctcagaaGACAGGAGCTAGGAGtaatttcacttgctttcagtgtggaaagagtttcaaacaacaacgaGCCCTTAAAACTCACAGTAATATTCACACAAAAGAGAAGCCTTTCCTCTGCCATCATTGTGGGAAGATGTTTATTCAAAAAGGACACCTTACAAGTCACAtgcaaattcacactggagagaagcctttcatttgccaacagtgtggaaagagtttcgctcaaaaaggaaaccttaaagccCACATGAATATTCACACAGAAGAGAGGTCTTTCacatgctgtcagtgtggaaaccATTTCAGTCATCCTGGAAACCTTacagtccacatgagagttcacactggagagaagtcttTAAACTGCAAATAG